The genomic stretch tacattcttaaaaaaaaaaaaaaaaaaaaaaaaaaaaaaaaaaaaaaaaaaaaaaacttgtccttGAATCATTTTGCCACTTTAATTTGTGTTCAGCTGAATTCTGTAAGTAGTGAATATACAGAGCTAGGCCCCCATCACCATCGAGGCTGGTGGTATGCCCTGGTGATTCAATCATGTGCACCTTAATAAGAGTCATTTGACTAGCTATTAAATCGCATTTTGAAAGCCATAACAGTATGGCAATACTGAAGCTGCTACAATACCCCATTTCTGTTTTCCCCTCCTAATTACTTCTATTGGATTATAGGAGCAAACATTCACAACCAAATCAGCATCTTGAGACCTGCTCTTTGCATCCTCATTAGGTGTGCGTTACTTTTCCCTACAACTATGCTTTTAGATTCTTTAACTGTGGTGTGACCAGAATCATCAACTCAGAGACTCACTACAGAGAACTTATAGAGGTGGGAGGGGCCATCTTTGTTTTATTGAAAATAGGATGCCCAAAGAGGAAGGTGACTTTTCAAGGGCCACACAGTCACAGTACCAGAGGGgttactgaaaagaaaaagaagcaatgtTCATTGACaatctgctatgtgccagacacattTCATAATGAAATAACAGGAGTGATAAAGATAATTATAAAAAGTGACATAtattgaacatttaaaatttgtcaGGCACTATGCAAAATGCTTAATGTGagttttttcaagtttttaaccTTCTCCAATTTAGAGACAAGCACTATTATTACTCCCATtggacagatgagaaaacctcTCAGAAAACCATGCCAGTCATGGAGACAGAATTCAAAGACACAAAGCTACCCAGCAACATGGCCCTGGCTTTATTTCAGACATGGGAAAATGCACTCAAAGTGCAGCCCTAACCTAGCCAAAAGAGTATCGTCCTAACTATGGATTTCTGCTGAGACAAACATGGAAGAAGACAGATGGATTTGGGTAGCCAGGGAAGTAATGGTGCCTGCCAGTCCCACTGGCTCTTTTCATAATGCGCAATTTATCTGCACTTTCCTGTACCATTTAAATACTAATGAGACCTTTAAGAAATGCATCATAAAAGCATTTTCAGCCTAATAATTCAGAAGCCTTGATCTTTCAGGTAAAAGGAGCaccactgtcacacacacacaaagtggtTCCTGTATCAGAGCAGATGTACAATCTTCTCAGGTTATCTCTGTGTTAAACCCACAGGTCTCTATCTCACTGATTCACCTCTGATCAAACTTTGAAGAAAATGACACCAGCCATCTGCCTATGCTTTTATAAATAAGTGCCACCTAAGGCTGCCACCCATCATCTCTGTGACCTCAGGTAAGTCACTCAGTATCTCTGGTCCAGCTTTGTTCACCTGTCAGAGTAGAGGTGGACTGAACAAAATAGGTGGTTTCTCACTGCCAAATGCTCTAGGATTTCTTGACAAAGCATTCTAAGATGATCTCATTCAATGAACACTTGCCTCACGACCAGACTATTCAATGAGAGACTCTATAATGCTGAAGCAATATTGGCAGTGATCCACATTTGTGGACTAAGTCATGGCtggtgaatgtattttgtatccAGCAATACTGTGACCTTGGCTACACTGTAATTCTTTACCACATGGGTCCAAATCTGCTTAGTGAAAAACCTGAATACCCCAGGGGCATTCCTAcagctataaaaaaaaatcaatctaaaaTAATTTGCCAAAAAAGCAGCATTCGTCTTGACACAAGGATTCTGTAGCTTAAATATACTAGGCATGGTAACTCAAAAGACCTCCTCCAAAGCAGCGGGCTTCATTAGGGTATGGAGGACTTCTCCGCTGGACTCTGAGTCTATGAAGAACAAATACATCAAATGTGATCATTGGAATGTTCATAAAAATGCGTGTCCTACCACTGGATTCTTGTCTTCTTACATAcgctgtacagatgaggaaagtcaAGCACAGGCTTACCAAACTGATCATAAGAGATGAAAAAGAATGTGATTTTCAGTCAGAACCCAGCCAGTTATAGCCCTGAATCGCTGCAGGTCAGGGTTTCTCCACCTTGCCAACATTGACCTTGGGGCTGGATGGTTCATGCTATAGGGGATTGTCCCATGAATTGTCTGCTGCTTGGCAGTATCTCTGTCTTCCTCCCATTAGATGCCAACAGTGTCCCCCACCCCAAGTTGTGAtagccaaaaatgtctccagactttgACAAGTGTTCCCTATGGGACCATCACTATAGTGCTATAGTTGCTCAAAGAACGCAGCAGGAATAACAATTCTTCAGCTTCCCTGATGACCAAAGCCTGGCTTAGACCTTCTCCCTTCCCCACAGCTGACTGCATTCCATTGAACGTTCTCGCCAATCCCAGGCCTCCTTCTAATCACAGGGATTATCACGCCAGTCCGTGCTTTCAAACTCTCAAGACTTGTCCTCATGGGCTGCAGAATCTCAAATATAGCTTTTTGTGGCCTCCAGCCATGAGTCAGCTTGGTCCTGCTGCCCTAGCCATATGGTAGCAAGAGACAGCCGCAGACACACTACGCCTTGCCACTCCTcccttgcacatgctgttccccttGCCTGCAATGCCATTCCTGTCTTCTCAAATAGAAACTGGGCAGATTCATCCTCCCGAACCCATTACACCTGCGGGGATACTCCCTAGGTGCTCAAGAGCTATTAGTGGAACTAAATTGACTCTTTGCTCAGATGCCCCAGCCCTTGACCTCAGTCAAGTTACCTAACCCCCTcagacctcagtttcttcctctggaagatGGGTGCAATGATTCCTCCCATACAAGGTTGTGAGAAATAAAGCACATCGAGGCTGCCACACAGTGAGTTCTCATCCAAAAGTTATTTTATCTTCCTGTTGCATGGAGATTATTTTACAAGAATGGGCACAATCTCTGGGCTATATCTTCACATGCTTAGTATACAGAAATAGAACTAAAATCCTTTAAGTCTCTTTCTTTTGAATCCTGAGTAATAcatcattttttttcaattttttgtttatttttctcctaaatATTTGGAAGGAGAAGCCCAAGTTTGCTACCAGTGTAAGGATGGAATCCGTTCTAATCTTATGTGAATCAAAGAGCCCTGGCCGGGCATGgccgctcacacctgtaatcccagcactttgggaggccaaggcaggtggatcatctgaggtcgggagttcaagaccagcctgaccaacatggagaaaccctgtctctactaaaaatacaaaattagctgggcgtgatagtggatgcctgtaatcccagctacttgggaggctgagataggagaattgcttgaaccccggaggtggaggttgcagtgagccgagatcgcgccattgcactccagcctgggcaacaagagtgaaattccatctcaaaaaaaaaaggatccctCTGGCTCTGGCCCTTGGTGAATTCTCTCTAAATAGCTCTATCTGCGACCCACAATGTTTGCAACCATCAGTAGTTTTTAGAAGGTGTCCAGTTTCCCACGGGAATATAAGGAAATTGGAATTATTAAACCAAACGATAAGAGAGATGGGAACAAAGCCACAGTCCTCCGCCCCCGAAGTCCAGCAAATTTGAACTTCTTTGTGCAACTGTTATAAAGATGCCAAGCCCCTCAGAGATTGGCAaccaggaaaaggaagaggacaaggaaaggaaagagtgTCCAGCGAGTCACAGTCAGCTGAGGAAGGGAGCCATCCATCACCAGTGCTTCCTGGGCAGCCCGCATGGTTCCAGTCACAGAGGGCACGGGCTCCAGCCAGCCAAGGACAGAGGGAAAAAACAACCTTGGCTTTGCTTTATTAGTTAAGCGAACGAGTCCTTAAGAGTATTGATGTATTGACTAATGATTCCAACATCCAGCATGCTGAGTGCTCACATGTTTAAAGGGCAAGAGTTACAAATCAACAACTTATTAATTTAATACCTCTTTGAAAAGGTGCcaaagagagaaagcagagaggagAGTTTATCATGTTTTCTGCAATatcacctcctccttctcctctcttaGCTAGTGAATAATCATAAACACCAGCTTATTTaagtgcagattcctgggccccacatTCAGGTATTTGATTGTATTAGGTGATGGTTTAAGCCAGGGAATCTGTATTTCTTTACTTATCACCTCCCACACCAAGGGATTGTAGTGCAAGTGGGGAGCAAAccattttgagaaacactgtttgTAAGAGCTGATATCTGTGTTTTCTCCCACTTGACAGTTATGCCCTGCTACATTTCCCAACCCCTCTGCAAGGAGCTGGAGCCAGGTGACTGAGTTTTATACAACAGAGGTGGGTCGGATGTGCACCACTTCCAGGCCTGACTACTCTAAGACCTCCTCCACCAGActcacattctctttttttctttttttcttttttttttttttttttttttgagatggagtctcactgttacccaggctagagtgcagtggcccgatctcggcacactgcaagctccgcctcccgggttcatgccgttctcctgcctcagccttccaagtagctgggactacaggcgcccgccaccatgcccggctaattttttttatttttagtagagacggggtttcaccgtgttagccaggatggtctcgatctcctgacctcgtgatctgcccgcctcggcctcccaaagtgctgggattacaggtgtgagccaccgcacctggcacatTCTCTTTTTGCTTGTTGCCTGGTTGGATGAAGAGGCTTCAAAGGAAGCCCAGCTGCTAATGAGGAAGTCCCTGAATGATTCAGTGATGCAGAATCTCATCCCTACTCCCACCTACCTGTACTCTACTGTCATTCacatgagagagagggagagagagaaaaaccaccaccaccaccaccgccacacCTACAGCAAAAACCCTTTATTTTATTAAGGCACTGAgattcaacagattttttttcagttgctaGTCTAACCTGGCAAATATACATTACTCTTTTCTATTCTACAATTTTATTAGATCTTCATTCTAAAGATCCAGGGTAAATGTTTTAAGGGCAAAACTAGGAAACAAACATAGGGGAAAATCAAAGAGTGATTCATCACATCAAAATCCAACCCTGCTTTCAGATATGGTAATAAAAACCCCTTAAAATGGAATAGGTCTCTTGGACTTTCTTCGCACAGACAAGATGACACCATAGATCTCTGCATGCCTTGGTGCCAAACTAATACAATACAGTAAGTGTAAGACTCGggtaaaatttaaagtaaacacTAAAGATGGGTAGGTCAATTACCCCCAGAGTATTAATTAAAGGCCCTTCTCAGGCCACTAGAAATACAAAGGAATCTGTCACAGAGACAAGAAAAGGGAATTGCAACCAACTCTTATCCGTCCTCGGTCTCTGTGCCTTTCGCAGAGCTTCCAGCAGCGCTATGTTGGGCCAGAGCATCAGGAGGTTCACAACCTCTGTGGTCCGTAGGAGCCACTATGAGGAGGGCCCTGGGAAGAATTTGCCATTTTCAGTGGAAAACAAGTGGTCGTTACTAGCTAAGATGTATCTGTACTTTGGATCTGCATTTGCTACACCCTTCCTTGTAGTAAGACACCAACTGCTTAAAACATAAGGATGTTTCGGTTCCTCCATTTAACAGATATGAAGAGCATTTTAAGAGGTGCAGCCTCTGGAAGTGGATCAAACTAGAACTCATATGCCATACCAGATATGTTTGTCAATAAACTTatgacatggaaaaaaaaaaaaagaaatagccaataacggttgggcgcagtagctcacccctgtaatcttagccctttgggaggctgaggtggatggatcacctgaggtcaggagtttgagaccagcctggccaatatggtgaaaccccgtctctactaaaaatacaaaaattaactgggtgtggtggcaggcgcctgtaatcccagctacttgggaggctgaggcaggagaatcacttgaacccaagaggcagaggctgtagtgagcagagatcatgccacttcactccagcctgggcaaaagagagaaaaatccatctaaaaagaaaagaaaaaaaaaatagtccataCTGTataccggccaggcgcggtgtggctgacacctataatcctagcactttgggaggtcgaagtgggcagatcacttgaggtcaggagttaagagacccacccacctggccaacatggtgaaaccccgtctcttctaaaaatacaaaaaattaactgggcttggtgctgtgagcctgtagtcccagctcctaggaaggctgaggcaagaaaatcacttgaacctggggggtggaggttgcagtgagacagcgccactgcactctaccctgggtgacagagcgaggctccatctcaaaaaaagaaagaaagaaagagcccatACCTAGAGTTTACATGGTCATCTTGACACCTCCCTGGGCTCCAGTGACCAGTATTCAGAAACCACTGCCCTCAGCCCTATTGCAGGAAGCCTCTGCATTCTTCACGGGAAGGAAAAATAAGCATGGGAACGTTCCCTGCGACCAGCTTGACGCACAGGGGCTCGGGCTGGGCTGGCAGCAGTCTCAGCTCCACAAGCCCTGCTGGAGACGGCATTAAGGGCACCGCCTCACACCAGCTCCTGTGATCATGAGGATGCCCCAGCCTCCAAGAGAAGGGCCATTTTCCACCTGGTAAATGTGTCCATGTCCCTTTCCATGGAGAAAAAAGCACCTCCaactctcttctttctctgtaaGCTAAATCAGCTTCACACCAGCAGAGAGCAGTTGACAACCGACTCTAGGGTTCAGCTCTTTGCACGTGGCTGTCTACAGTCACTCTGGGGATAGTCCAATTTGACTTTGGAGAAACAAAGCGAAGGGGCATTCATCAGAGAGAGGTCAGGAATAGAATCTCTCATTCAcccttccagccacactggccttgctGCCCCATG from Symphalangus syndactylus isolate Jambi chromosome 16, NHGRI_mSymSyn1-v2.1_pri, whole genome shotgun sequence encodes the following:
- the LOC129464971 gene encoding cytochrome c oxidase subunit 7C, mitochondrial-like — translated: MGRSITPRVLIKGPSQATRNTKESVTETRKGNCNQLLSVLGLCAFRRASSSAMLGQSIRRFTTSVVRRSHYEEGPGKNLPFSVENKWSLLAKMYLYFGSAFATPFLVI